Proteins encoded within one genomic window of Acidiferrobacter thiooxydans:
- a CDS encoding ABC transporter ATP-binding protein: MTTDRPVLAVSGLTLGVTRDRRARALVDDLSFEVARGEMLAFVGESGSGKSLTTAAIFGLLPSGIQRLAGSIRVNGTELTTLSDRRLRAWRGRDMGLIFQNPLTALSPSVGVQAQIAETYRVHKGGTRDAARARARALLAEVGLQALAAGPDHYPHQLSGGMRQRVMIALALVCDPALIIADEPTTALDVLIQAQILDLLARLQRERGLAVVFITHDLRLAARYADRILVLYAGCAVEEGDAAQFFTAPRHPYSRALRDAIPTIPSTGGRLAEIPGQPPGPEPLPTGCRFAPRCANVREDCRHTEPVMTHDGTRFACLHPYARTP, encoded by the coding sequence ATGACCACGGACAGGCCCGTGCTTGCGGTATCCGGACTCACCCTGGGGGTGACCCGCGATCGACGCGCACGGGCGCTCGTGGACGATCTGTCGTTTGAGGTGGCGCGCGGCGAGATGCTGGCCTTCGTCGGCGAATCGGGGTCCGGCAAATCACTCACCACCGCCGCGATCTTCGGGCTGCTGCCCTCGGGAATCCAGCGCCTAGCGGGCTCGATCCGCGTGAACGGCACCGAACTCACCACGCTGTCCGATCGCCGGCTGCGCGCCTGGCGCGGGCGCGATATGGGGCTCATCTTCCAGAACCCCTTGACTGCCCTGAGTCCGAGTGTCGGCGTCCAGGCGCAGATCGCCGAGACCTATCGCGTGCACAAGGGCGGGACGCGCGATGCGGCACGCGCGCGCGCCCGCGCACTCCTTGCCGAGGTCGGCCTGCAGGCCCTGGCGGCCGGTCCCGACCATTATCCTCATCAACTCTCCGGCGGCATGCGCCAGCGCGTCATGATTGCCCTGGCGCTTGTCTGTGACCCGGCGCTGATCATCGCCGACGAGCCCACGACCGCGCTCGATGTCCTGATCCAGGCACAGATCCTCGATCTGCTGGCGCGACTTCAGAGGGAACGGGGGCTCGCCGTGGTGTTCATCACCCATGATCTCAGGCTCGCCGCCCGCTACGCCGATCGCATCCTGGTCCTCTATGCCGGATGCGCCGTCGAGGAAGGTGACGCGGCACAATTCTTCACGGCCCCGCGCCACCCCTACAGCCGCGCCTTGCGCGACGCCATCCCAACCATCCCGAGCACAGGTGGGCGTCTCGCCGAGATCCCTGGACAACCGCCTGGACCGGAGCCCCTCCCCACCGGCTGTCGTTTTGCGCCGCGCTGTGCGAACGTCCGCGAAGACTGCCGGCACACCGAACCGGTTATGACGCACGACGGAACACGCTTTGCCTGTCTTCATCCGTATGCGAGAACGCCATGA
- a CDS encoding ABC transporter ATP-binding protein, which translates to MSTGLRVENLSVEYIARRGLGRARGEPHKALTDIHFTLAPGKTLGIVGESGSGKTTLGHAVLRMTPVTRGRILWGGVDLATLGDRELRPYRREMQLVFQDPYEAMNPRMSVGRIVAEPLILACDLDRHARRARTLQLLHQVGLDESLLGRHPRALSGGQRQRVTLARALATEPRLLVLDEPTSGLDVSLQARILNLLRDLQADKDLSYLFISHDLAAVSYVAQHTLVLFQGRMMEQGPTDTLLRRPAHPYTAALLAALPTPAPGRAPNSPAPATGAAVNPAPGGCAYYRWCGTAQPRCRMEAPEATPLGGDHWVACHYPRHETTRDL; encoded by the coding sequence ATGAGCACCGGGCTGCGTGTCGAGAATCTGTCGGTCGAGTACATCGCGAGGCGCGGCCTTGGGCGCGCCCGCGGCGAACCCCATAAGGCGCTCACCGATATCCACTTCACCCTGGCCCCAGGCAAGACTTTGGGGATCGTCGGCGAATCGGGCTCCGGCAAGACCACCCTCGGGCACGCGGTGTTGCGCATGACGCCTGTCACCCGTGGGCGCATCCTGTGGGGCGGCGTGGACCTCGCCACCCTGGGCGACCGGGAGCTACGCCCCTATCGCCGCGAGATGCAGCTCGTGTTTCAGGACCCGTATGAGGCCATGAACCCCCGCATGAGCGTAGGGCGCATTGTCGCAGAACCGCTGATTCTCGCCTGCGATCTCGACCGCCATGCGCGCCGGGCACGGACGTTACAGCTCCTCCACCAAGTCGGGCTCGATGAGTCGCTGCTCGGGCGCCATCCCCGCGCGCTCTCCGGTGGCCAACGCCAGCGCGTCACGCTCGCGCGCGCGCTCGCCACCGAGCCGCGTCTCCTGGTACTCGACGAGCCGACCTCGGGACTCGACGTCTCACTCCAGGCGCGCATCCTGAACCTGCTGCGCGATCTCCAGGCCGACAAGGATCTGAGCTACCTCTTCATTAGTCACGACCTCGCGGCGGTCTCCTATGTCGCCCAGCACACACTGGTACTGTTTCAGGGGCGAATGATGGAACAGGGGCCGACGGACACCCTGCTCCGTCGCCCCGCCCATCCCTACACCGCCGCGCTGCTCGCCGCACTGCCGACACCCGCTCCGGGGCGCGCCCCCAATAGCCCCGCGCCCGCCACAGGCGCAGCGGTCAATCCCGCGCCCGGAGGCTGCGCCTATTACCGGTGGTGCGGTACGGCCCAGCCGCGCTGCCGTATGGAGGCGCCGGAGGCTACACCTCTGGGCGGCGACCATTGGGTGGCGTGCCATTATCCACGCCACGAGACGACACGGGATCTCTAA